Proteins encoded by one window of Streptomyces sp. ALI-76-A:
- a CDS encoding lambda-exonuclease family protein, with translation MPTTAQAGASAPAAGPTVLGWFEPGSDQWHAARANGIGGSEIAAVLGLSPYESRFSLWHRKKGLIGPVEESEEMYWGKEHEPAICRRFARDHPELVVTAAPTYSHPDRPWQIANPDRHAGPDLFEAKTARDDTGWGKEGTSEIPVHYRAQCLHYMDVTGARNCWVGVLIAGSQYREYVVEYDEAEARLLRDAGARFMDDLARDIRPDIDGHSATYQAIREIPDGLDPVDVEIDTSLRDRFYAAQDSAWAAEDELTACKSELLDAIGTGQRAVCERQRIATRTVREGRTYSLMPARTRRNAA, from the coding sequence ATGCCGACCACCGCGCAGGCCGGGGCTTCGGCCCCGGCCGCCGGCCCCACCGTCCTCGGATGGTTCGAACCCGGCTCCGACCAGTGGCACGCCGCCCGCGCCAACGGCATCGGCGGCAGCGAGATCGCCGCAGTCCTCGGCCTCTCCCCGTACGAGTCCCGCTTCTCCCTCTGGCACCGCAAGAAGGGCCTCATCGGACCCGTCGAGGAGTCCGAGGAAATGTACTGGGGCAAGGAGCACGAGCCCGCGATCTGCCGCCGCTTCGCCCGCGACCACCCCGAACTCGTCGTCACCGCCGCACCGACCTACTCCCACCCCGACCGGCCGTGGCAGATCGCCAACCCCGACCGGCACGCCGGCCCGGACCTGTTCGAGGCGAAGACCGCCCGCGACGACACGGGCTGGGGCAAGGAAGGCACCAGCGAAATCCCGGTGCACTACCGGGCGCAGTGCCTGCACTACATGGATGTGACCGGCGCCCGCAACTGCTGGGTCGGCGTGCTGATCGCCGGGTCGCAGTACCGGGAGTACGTCGTCGAGTACGACGAGGCCGAAGCCCGGCTCCTGCGGGATGCGGGCGCCCGCTTCATGGACGACCTGGCCCGCGACATCCGCCCCGACATCGACGGCCACTCCGCGACCTACCAGGCCATCCGCGAGATCCCCGACGGGCTGGACCCGGTCGACGTCGAGATCGACACCTCCCTGCGGGACCGCTTCTACGCCGCACAGGACTCCGCGTGGGCGGCGGAGGACGAGCTGACCGCCTGCAAGAGCGAGCTCCTCGACGCGATCGGCACCGGCCAGCGCGCCGTGTGCGAGCGCCAGCGGATCGCCACCCGCACGGTCCGCGAGGGCCGCACCTACTCCCTGATGCCTGCACGAACCCGAAGGAACGCCGCATGA
- a CDS encoding DUF4326 domain-containing protein codes for MSRQATLDGPRRIQRRRTKGWRAPAGAVYVGRGTRWGNPCTQIRTPALDGSEWEHEGRLGKTSGQHHAYVHPDKTITSHLVQDATREQAVAMYRRFIEQRPSLAEAARAELAGRDLMCWCPTDQPCHADVLLEIANQPAT; via the coding sequence ATGAGTCGACAGGCCACCCTCGACGGCCCCCGCCGCATCCAACGCCGCCGCACCAAAGGCTGGCGCGCACCCGCCGGCGCCGTCTACGTCGGACGCGGCACCCGCTGGGGCAACCCCTGCACCCAAATCCGCACGCCCGCCCTCGACGGCTCCGAGTGGGAGCACGAAGGCCGCCTCGGCAAGACCTCCGGCCAGCACCACGCCTACGTCCACCCCGACAAGACCATCACCTCGCACCTCGTCCAGGACGCCACCCGCGAGCAAGCCGTCGCCATGTACCGCCGCTTCATCGAGCAGCGTCCATCCCTGGCCGAAGCGGCACGCGCCGAGCTGGCCGGCCGCGACCTCATGTGCTGGTGCCCGACCGACCAGCCCTGCCACGCCGACGTGCTGCTGGAGATCGCCAACCAGCCCGCCACCTGA
- a CDS encoding WhiB family transcriptional regulator has protein sequence MIPNLDWLRHAVCAGMDQRAFFATGRHARAQVFAAKRVCDACPVREQCREWAIESGERWGVWGGMSQDELRKKRRRFTSRAKAGTRPAPKKREPAKCGTRPGYQKHLREKTPVCGPCRQANTDADNRLRRTGTSKVLAP, from the coding sequence ATGATCCCGAACCTCGACTGGCTCCGCCACGCGGTCTGCGCCGGCATGGACCAGCGCGCGTTCTTCGCCACCGGCCGCCACGCCCGCGCCCAGGTCTTCGCCGCGAAAAGGGTCTGCGACGCGTGCCCCGTCCGCGAGCAGTGCCGGGAGTGGGCGATCGAGAGCGGTGAACGCTGGGGTGTGTGGGGCGGCATGAGCCAGGACGAACTCCGCAAGAAGCGCCGCCGCTTCACCAGCAGGGCCAAGGCTGGCACCCGGCCGGCTCCGAAGAAGCGGGAGCCCGCGAAGTGCGGCACCCGTCCCGGCTATCAGAAGCACCTGCGGGAGAAGACGCCGGTCTGCGGGCCGTGCCGTCAGGCGAACACGGATGCGGACAACCGTCTGCGCCGTACCGGCACCAGCAAGGTCCTCGCGCCATGA
- a CDS encoding alpha/beta hydrolase fold domain-containing protein, which yields MSFLARPAVAALAAKTMQHATRLADRRSGGRGSAAASHARFPEHPRVVRQLTVPTSVAPARATVYLPAGESPGRAAPPVHVNFHGGGYVMSLTETDDPLCRFLAAEAGVVVINVDYVVAPQHPFPAPPRQAYEVVRWVAEHGGEHGWDGSRLTVGGQSAGGGLAAAVARQALEAGGPSIALQVLHYPPLDLATGARDKRASVARPMLRPWMADVFDASYVPDERLRADPLVSPAHPSDTADLTGIAPALVVTAAHDLLRAEGESYAERLRKAKSLAEHHDVAGADHGYDGSDDAKARETYALIARHLREAVRA from the coding sequence ATGTCCTTCCTCGCCCGGCCGGCGGTGGCCGCCCTCGCCGCCAAGACGATGCAGCACGCGACCCGGCTCGCGGACCGGCGCTCCGGCGGGCGCGGCTCGGCGGCGGCTTCCCACGCCCGCTTCCCCGAGCATCCCCGCGTCGTACGGCAGTTGACGGTCCCCACCTCGGTCGCGCCGGCCCGGGCGACGGTGTACCTGCCCGCCGGGGAGAGCCCCGGGCGGGCCGCGCCGCCCGTGCACGTCAACTTCCACGGAGGCGGGTACGTCATGTCCCTCACGGAGACGGACGACCCGCTGTGCCGTTTTCTCGCCGCCGAGGCGGGGGTCGTCGTGATCAACGTCGACTACGTGGTCGCCCCGCAGCACCCGTTCCCGGCCCCGCCCCGGCAGGCGTACGAGGTCGTCCGCTGGGTGGCCGAGCACGGTGGGGAGCACGGCTGGGACGGGAGCCGGCTCACCGTGGGCGGACAGAGCGCCGGGGGCGGGCTCGCGGCGGCGGTGGCACGTCAGGCGCTGGAGGCGGGCGGTCCCTCGATCGCGCTCCAGGTCCTGCACTATCCCCCGCTGGACCTGGCGACCGGTGCCCGGGACAAGCGGGCCTCGGTGGCCAGACCGATGCTGCGGCCGTGGATGGCCGACGTCTTCGACGCCTCGTACGTCCCGGACGAACGGCTGCGCGCCGATCCGCTGGTGTCGCCCGCGCATCCGTCGGACACCGCCGATCTGACGGGGATCGCCCCGGCCCTCGTCGTCACGGCCGCGCACGACCTGCTGCGGGCGGAGGGCGAGAGCTACGCCGAGCGGCTGCGCAAGGCGAAATCCCTGGCCGAGCACCACGACGTGGCCGGGGCCGACCACGGCTACGACGGCTCGGACGACGCCAAGGCGCGGGAGACGTACGCCCTGATCGCCCGCCACCTGCGGGAGGCGGTCCGGGCCTGA
- a CDS encoding zinc-binding dehydrogenase produces the protein MATMKSVLTGATDKVDVVDVERPVPGPKDALVRIRACGICGTDTFFLHMGGMPTGADGSTRAIPLGHEPAGEVVEVGAEVAGLEVGNRVVVNPQSAASGIIGCGGELGGMDEYLLIENAEVGRSVAVFPDHVPFDVAALNEPMAVARHCVNRSGARPTDKVVVFGAGPIGLGATIWLKLRGVQHVVVADIIPERLETALAIGADAVIDSATEDITARLTQLHGQDANALGQPRPGTDIYIDAAGAPAVFQAAVDAARWKAKLVMVAVQKKGADLDLGGMLRSELTLIASQGYPTEIFEVTPELAEHKDRFARLISHRVPFSEVGRAFELALTPGAAEKVVVTFDE, from the coding sequence ATGGCCACGATGAAGTCCGTCCTGACCGGCGCCACCGACAAGGTCGACGTGGTGGACGTCGAGCGTCCCGTGCCCGGCCCCAAGGACGCGCTGGTCAGGATCCGTGCCTGCGGGATCTGCGGCACCGATACGTTCTTCCTGCACATGGGCGGCATGCCGACCGGCGCCGACGGATCGACGCGGGCCATTCCGCTGGGGCACGAGCCGGCCGGCGAGGTCGTGGAGGTGGGCGCCGAGGTCGCCGGCCTGGAGGTCGGCAACCGGGTGGTCGTCAACCCGCAGAGCGCCGCCTCCGGGATCATCGGGTGCGGCGGCGAGCTGGGCGGCATGGACGAGTACCTGCTCATCGAGAACGCCGAGGTCGGCAGAAGCGTCGCGGTCTTCCCCGACCACGTCCCCTTCGACGTCGCGGCGCTGAACGAGCCGATGGCGGTCGCAAGGCACTGCGTCAACCGCTCCGGCGCCCGGCCCACCGACAAGGTCGTCGTCTTCGGCGCCGGGCCCATCGGACTCGGCGCCACCATCTGGCTCAAACTACGCGGGGTCCAGCACGTCGTCGTCGCCGACATCATCCCCGAACGCCTCGAGACCGCACTCGCCATCGGCGCCGACGCCGTCATCGACTCCGCCACCGAGGACATCACCGCCCGCCTCACCCAACTCCACGGCCAGGACGCCAACGCACTCGGGCAGCCCCGCCCCGGCACCGACATCTACATCGACGCCGCCGGCGCCCCCGCCGTCTTCCAGGCCGCCGTCGACGCCGCCAGATGGAAGGCGAAGCTGGTCATGGTCGCCGTACAGAAGAAGGGCGCCGACCTCGACCTCGGCGGCATGCTCCGCAGCGAACTCACCCTCATCGCCTCCCAGGGCTACCCCACCGAGATCTTCGAGGTCACGCCCGAACTGGCGGAGCACAAGGACCGCTTCGCCCGGCTGATCAGCCACCGGGTCCCGTTCTCCGAGGTCGGCCGGGCCTTCGAGCTGGCGCTGACCCCGGGCGCCGCGGAGAAGGTCGTCGTCACCTTCGACGAGTGA
- a CDS encoding helix-turn-helix transcriptional regulator, with protein MSKELPATSDNPCQPPSEGGDYVFRLDVPKLLEAAKAHGDNTQAQIARRTGIAESSVSRYLRGEAQPDLNSAMRLAEQYNLDLRGVIKRVPIQAAA; from the coding sequence GTGAGCAAGGAACTCCCTGCTACCAGCGACAACCCCTGCCAACCCCCCAGCGAGGGAGGTGACTACGTGTTCCGTCTGGACGTACCCAAGCTCCTCGAAGCCGCGAAGGCCCACGGAGACAACACCCAGGCCCAGATCGCCCGCAGGACCGGAATCGCCGAATCGTCCGTGTCCCGCTATCTCCGCGGCGAAGCCCAGCCTGACCTGAACTCGGCCATGCGACTCGCCGAGCAGTACAACCTCGACCTCCGCGGCGTCATCAAGCGCGTGCCCATCCAGGCCGCCGCATGA
- a CDS encoding TauD/TfdA family dioxygenase, whose product MTVTAPAATATPATAPAVLTVDRVGGRIGAVLSGVRLGGDLDEATVAAIRAAVLEHKVVFFRDQHHLDAVGHEAFGRLLGELVAHPTVPSVDGRYALGIDNDHGGRANQWHTDVTFVPAYPAFSILRAEIVPPYGGNTLWANTAAAYSGLPAPLRVLAESLRGVHTNDYDYAATRPDAPPRELEQHRKVFTSITFRTEHPVVRVHPETGERTLVLGSFLQKLTGFSGRDSHALVEVLQSHIERPENTVRWQWRAGDVAIWDNRATQHYGVDDSDDHERTLRRVTVDGDVPVGVDGRRSTLLAPEAVPEPGHGIASGASTDGVLAQA is encoded by the coding sequence GTGACCGTCACCGCGCCCGCCGCCACCGCCACTCCCGCCACCGCCCCTGCCGTCCTCACCGTCGACCGGGTCGGCGGCCGGATCGGCGCCGTGCTCTCCGGTGTCCGCCTCGGCGGTGACCTGGACGAGGCCACCGTCGCCGCGATCCGTGCCGCCGTCCTGGAGCACAAGGTCGTCTTCTTCCGCGACCAGCACCACCTCGACGCCGTGGGGCACGAGGCGTTCGGCCGGCTGCTCGGCGAGCTCGTCGCGCACCCCACCGTCCCCTCCGTCGACGGCCGTTACGCCCTCGGCATCGACAACGACCACGGCGGCCGCGCCAACCAGTGGCACACCGACGTCACCTTCGTGCCCGCCTACCCGGCCTTCTCCATCCTGCGCGCCGAGATCGTCCCGCCCTACGGCGGCAACACCCTGTGGGCCAACACGGCCGCCGCCTACTCCGGACTCCCCGCCCCCCTGCGGGTGTTGGCCGAGTCGCTGCGCGGCGTGCACACCAACGACTACGACTACGCCGCCACCCGCCCCGACGCGCCGCCGCGGGAGCTGGAACAGCACCGGAAGGTCTTCACGTCGATCACCTTCCGGACCGAGCACCCGGTCGTGCGCGTCCACCCCGAGACCGGCGAACGCACCCTGGTGCTCGGGAGTTTCCTGCAGAAGCTCACCGGCTTCAGCGGTCGTGACTCGCACGCCCTCGTCGAAGTCCTCCAGTCGCACATCGAACGACCGGAGAACACCGTCCGCTGGCAGTGGCGCGCCGGCGACGTCGCGATCTGGGACAACCGTGCCACCCAGCACTACGGTGTCGACGACTCCGACGACCACGAGCGCACCCTGCGCCGCGTCACCGTCGACGGTGACGTGCCGGTCGGCGTCGACGGCCGCCGTTCGACGCTGCTCGCCCCGGAGGCGGTACCCGAGCCGGGCCACGGCATCGCCTCCGGCGCCTCCACCGACGGCGTGCTCGCACAGGCCTGA
- a CDS encoding recombinase RecT, which yields MSDNTVGNAIATRDNGPEAIVRQHREDLTLVLPTHVKGETWMRLATGALRRDANLRQVAARNPGSLMNALLECARLGHEPGTEAFYLVPFGQEVQGIEGYRGIIERIYRAGAVKAVKAEVVYENDQFKYHPGMDRPEHEPDYFSDRGRIVGAYAYGVFEDGSTSKVVVINRSYIDKVKKESKGSDRASSPWVKWEEGMVLKTVARRLEPWVPTAVEWRNEQPQVQAEAPALPAAAGPPAIASADPDASDDEGPIEAEFVDDEPAAGWPAAATPGSGARP from the coding sequence ATGAGCGACAACACCGTAGGAAACGCGATTGCCACCCGCGACAACGGGCCCGAGGCCATCGTTCGCCAGCACCGCGAAGACCTCACCCTCGTCCTCCCCACCCACGTCAAGGGCGAGACGTGGATGCGCCTCGCCACCGGCGCCCTCCGCCGCGACGCCAACCTCCGCCAAGTCGCCGCCCGCAACCCCGGCTCCCTCATGAACGCCCTCCTCGAATGTGCCCGCCTCGGCCACGAACCCGGCACCGAAGCGTTCTACCTCGTGCCGTTCGGCCAGGAAGTCCAGGGCATCGAGGGCTACCGCGGCATCATCGAGCGGATCTACCGGGCCGGCGCGGTCAAGGCCGTCAAGGCCGAGGTGGTGTACGAGAACGACCAGTTCAAGTACCACCCCGGCATGGACCGGCCCGAGCACGAGCCGGACTACTTCTCCGACCGCGGGCGCATCGTCGGCGCCTACGCGTACGGCGTGTTCGAGGACGGCTCCACGTCGAAGGTCGTCGTCATCAACCGGTCGTACATCGACAAGGTCAAGAAGGAGTCCAAGGGCTCCGACCGGGCTTCCTCGCCGTGGGTGAAGTGGGAAGAGGGCATGGTCCTCAAGACCGTGGCCCGGCGGCTGGAGCCGTGGGTGCCGACGGCGGTGGAGTGGCGCAACGAGCAGCCGCAGGTACAGGCCGAGGCTCCCGCGCTGCCGGCGGCCGCCGGTCCGCCCGCCATCGCCTCAGCCGATCCGGACGCCTCTGACGACGAGGGCCCGATCGAGGCGGAGTTCGTCGACGACGAGCCGGCCGCGGGCTGGCCGGCCGCCGCGACCCCGGGATCGGGGGCCCGCCCGTGA
- a CDS encoding HNH endonuclease signature motif containing protein codes for MIALASTRSLPRLTGTPLERIMQRTDRTGECWLWRGRLNKDGYAEHKLHGRTHMAHRTTYESLVGPIPDGMQLDHRCRVRHCVNPAHLEPVTSRENTLRGVGLAKQNADKTHCPQGHPYDEANTYRYKNYRRCKTCLRERARAYRAAKRGGS; via the coding sequence GTGATCGCCTTGGCTAGCACCAGATCACTGCCGCGCCTGACAGGCACGCCGCTCGAACGAATCATGCAGCGCACCGATCGCACCGGCGAATGCTGGCTGTGGCGCGGCCGCTTGAACAAGGACGGATACGCCGAGCACAAGCTGCACGGCAGGACGCACATGGCTCATCGCACGACCTACGAGAGCCTGGTCGGCCCCATCCCCGACGGGATGCAGCTTGATCACCGCTGTCGCGTTCGGCACTGCGTCAATCCGGCTCACCTGGAACCGGTGACGTCCCGGGAGAACACCCTCCGAGGTGTCGGTCTCGCTAAGCAAAACGCCGATAAGACCCACTGCCCGCAGGGCCACCCGTACGACGAGGCAAACACCTACCGCTACAAGAACTACCGCCGGTGCAAGACGTGCCTGCGCGAGCGGGCCCGCGCATATCGGGCGGCCAAGCGGGGTGGCAGCTGA
- a CDS encoding DUF6248 family natural product biosynthesis protein → MTELEAAWVRDHAWPPRNRRRGNYPPRPAVCSCTWGTCYNCASGHHHICVTGDGKAALDRYVTAVLGWDGWRVAEVIWLPRQKPCRLLCPCPHPASTPADAAPLPAAAPRRACRPQPVPAGQLGLFGEAVTR, encoded by the coding sequence ATGACCGAACTCGAAGCCGCCTGGGTCCGCGACCACGCCTGGCCCCCGCGCAACCGCCGCCGCGGCAACTACCCTCCCCGGCCCGCCGTGTGCTCCTGCACCTGGGGCACCTGCTACAACTGCGCAAGCGGCCACCACCACATCTGCGTCACCGGCGACGGCAAGGCCGCCCTCGACCGGTACGTCACCGCCGTCCTCGGCTGGGACGGCTGGCGTGTGGCCGAGGTGATCTGGCTGCCCCGGCAAAAGCCGTGCCGCCTGCTGTGCCCGTGCCCGCACCCCGCCAGCACCCCGGCCGACGCTGCTCCCCTTCCTGCTGCGGCTCCTCGCCGAGCTTGCCGCCCGCAACCGGTCCCGGCCGGACAGCTGGGCCTGTTCGGGGAGGCGGTGACCCGATGA
- a CDS encoding recombinase family protein yields the protein MAFDPSYLHLVFPDTQFEAYLYGRASRDPNKRGDSVEDQLSAGRAMCQTHNWHIAEEFKDLGLSASRHAKQSRDDFEDLLEAIEDTPARPGVIRIVVAYEASRYYRDLEAYVRLRAACLNAGVLLCYKGTVYDLSRSDDRKATAMDAIAAEGEADDIRDRNLRTARRTAAAGDPHGRLLFGYSRDYEVVNGQLRCVRQYENKVTGPYVYRSIAHIDQGSSVASLLRWLNSEPNAARADGRPWNTRNVRLMLLNRAYLGERKNKGEWTPATWPAIKGLDTPAGRAMFNRVTATLTDPARCMQRGSAPVHLQTLIALCGECGDHALLEGQPIRGVPYLRCREKQDTSVREDWADAFVEEAVLKWFRKKREATAALVADDGEIEEKVAAAQRRINSFEEQLAEARSLAEEFDEESGRFKLSAASLASMEQRLVPKLEQERKKLQDMTGVSPLLLSLLNAEDPDVVWNGRLATETEVGRPALTLEQRREVLRTVVTVRLYKAKTPGVHWLEPDRIRLSFVGEAGFRDGRLRVPASVPAPGASAAGAPGAV from the coding sequence ATGGCCTTCGACCCGTCGTACCTGCACCTCGTCTTCCCCGACACACAGTTTGAGGCTTACCTGTACGGGCGCGCATCCCGCGACCCGAACAAGAGGGGAGACAGCGTCGAAGACCAGCTCAGCGCTGGCCGGGCGATGTGCCAGACCCACAACTGGCACATCGCCGAGGAGTTCAAGGACCTCGGCCTATCCGCCTCACGGCACGCAAAGCAGTCTCGCGACGACTTCGAAGACCTCCTCGAAGCCATCGAAGACACCCCCGCCCGCCCCGGCGTCATCCGCATCGTCGTCGCCTACGAAGCCTCCCGCTACTACCGGGACCTTGAGGCGTACGTCCGGCTCCGCGCAGCCTGCCTCAACGCGGGCGTCCTGCTCTGCTACAAGGGGACCGTCTACGACCTCAGCCGCAGCGACGACCGCAAAGCCACGGCCATGGACGCCATCGCCGCGGAAGGCGAAGCCGACGACATCCGCGACCGGAACCTGCGCACAGCGCGCCGGACAGCTGCTGCCGGCGACCCCCATGGCCGACTGCTGTTCGGATACAGCCGCGACTACGAGGTCGTCAACGGCCAACTCAGGTGCGTGCGCCAGTACGAGAACAAGGTGACTGGCCCTTACGTGTACCGGTCCATCGCCCACATTGATCAAGGCAGTTCGGTCGCCTCCTTGCTCCGCTGGCTCAACTCAGAACCGAACGCGGCCCGAGCCGACGGCCGCCCGTGGAACACACGGAACGTCCGCCTGATGCTTCTCAATCGCGCGTATCTGGGGGAGCGGAAGAACAAGGGCGAGTGGACGCCTGCGACCTGGCCGGCCATCAAGGGCCTTGACACTCCGGCCGGCCGGGCCATGTTCAACCGGGTCACGGCCACGCTTACGGATCCTGCTCGGTGCATGCAGCGTGGGTCGGCACCAGTGCATCTGCAGACGTTGATCGCGCTGTGCGGGGAGTGCGGTGACCATGCCCTGCTGGAAGGGCAGCCCATCAGAGGGGTGCCGTACCTGCGGTGTCGGGAGAAGCAGGACACGAGTGTCCGCGAGGACTGGGCAGATGCCTTCGTTGAGGAAGCGGTGCTGAAGTGGTTCCGGAAGAAGCGGGAGGCCACGGCCGCCCTTGTGGCCGACGACGGGGAGATTGAGGAGAAGGTCGCCGCCGCGCAGCGGCGCATCAACAGCTTCGAGGAGCAGCTGGCCGAGGCCCGGTCGCTGGCGGAGGAGTTCGACGAAGAGTCGGGCCGCTTCAAGCTGTCAGCGGCTTCACTCGCGTCGATGGAGCAGCGCCTTGTGCCGAAGCTGGAGCAGGAGCGGAAGAAGCTTCAGGACATGACGGGGGTGTCGCCGCTGTTGCTGTCGCTTCTGAATGCGGAGGACCCGGATGTTGTGTGGAACGGGCGGCTGGCGACCGAGACGGAGGTGGGCCGCCCGGCGTTGACGCTGGAGCAGCGGCGTGAAGTGCTGCGTACGGTGGTGACGGTGCGGTTGTACAAGGCCAAGACGCCTGGCGTTCATTGGCTGGAGCCGGACCGGATCCGGTTGTCGTTCGTGGGGGAGGCCGGTTTCAGGGACGGACGACTCCGTGTTCCCGCGAGCGTTCCCGCTCCGGGTGCCTCTGCTGCTGGTGCTCCCGGAGCTGTATGA
- a CDS encoding type II toxin-antitoxin system prevent-host-death family antitoxin: MPAPTSAEKGIRELRSALSEVVNDAAVRGRITYITSHGRRVAAVVPVPVAEDVEAGATLRGLRRYVEELRRREQKPDIVRQLRIIEEAIDAAERRAAES, encoded by the coding sequence ATGCCTGCGCCCACAAGTGCTGAGAAGGGGATCCGCGAACTGCGGTCGGCCCTGTCCGAGGTCGTCAATGACGCCGCCGTCCGCGGCCGGATCACGTACATCACGAGCCACGGCCGGCGCGTGGCCGCAGTCGTTCCAGTGCCAGTCGCAGAGGACGTTGAGGCCGGCGCGACCCTGCGGGGACTGCGCCGCTACGTGGAAGAACTGCGACGCCGGGAACAGAAGCCGGACATCGTCAGGCAGCTTCGGATCATCGAAGAAGCGATCGACGCCGCCGAGCGCCGGGCCGCGGAGTCCTGA